The sequence below is a genomic window from Candidatus Methylomirabilota bacterium.
CATCCCACCCCTCAAACTGATCTTCCCGCTTGTTGAACGTGAGCATATGGAAGAAGCGCTTGCGCGGCGGGACGGTTGGCATTTCAGTATCAAGCATGCGAATCCATCGGCGCTCAAAGCGCGACCACTTGTCACGATCACCGATGCAGGCCGTGGCGACCATGATGGGTCCGGATGTACCACTCTCGTCGATGTAGGCAGTACAGAGCTTGACCATCAATCCCTTGGCTCGAAGGCCGGGCGGGAATAGCGTCGGCCAGAGTTGTTCAAGAGACACACCGCGACGGATGACGAGCGGGATCATGCTGCCCCCCGCCGAGAGGCTGGGTCGTCATCCGCTCCGCCGTCGCCCGATTCGTCGCCACCATGCCCCCGCCGGCCAGAATCCTCATGGCACGATTCTGACCTGACAGGGCTAGGTGAGTCAAGCTGATTATCGCCCTTCCGAGACCCCCCCGAAATGCTAGCCGTGGGCCGCGCGCTGATCGCGCTCCTCGTCCTGTGGCCGGCCGCCGCCGCCGCCGAGGTCCAGCTCCCGCCCGGGTTCACGGCGCAGGTCTACGTGGCCGGGGAAGGGTTCGACGCCGGCACGACCCGCGGGGCCCGGGGCATCCCCGCGTCGTCCACGCTCGCCGTCGACCAGGCGGGCGTCCTCTACCTCGCCCGCACCGGGCGCCGCTATCTCGGGGCCATCGGTGGCGAGGGCGACGACCTGTGGCCTCTCTACCGCATTCCCCTCGGCGGCGCCCGGCTCGGTCCCGGCACCGAGGCGCGCTACTTCCACGGGCCGCCGCTCCGGAATCCCCAGGTGGCCGCGATCCGCGGCGGGCGGGAGCTGTTCGTCACCACCTTCGACCGGGACCGGATGCTCGGGGTCCTCTACCGCATGGTGGACGGACGCGCCGAGCTCTTCGCGGGGGGCACGCCGGCCCGGGGCGTGCCGCCCGTGCTCCGGCAGCCAGAGGGCGCCGCCGTGGACGCGGCCGGGAACCTCTTCGTCGCCGATCGGGAGCGGGGCCTCGTGGTCCGGCTCGACCCGAACGGGCGGATTCTCGAGCCGCATTACGTCGCGGTGACCCGCCCGCGGGTCCTGGCCGTCGACGAGCGAGACCATCTGTGGATCGGGAGCGACGCCAACGCCGAGGCCCCCTGGCAGCCAGGACCGGGCGAGATCTGGCGAGTCAGCCCCCAGGGCGTGCCGAGCCTGTTGCTGCGGGGGCCGGTACCGGCCGGCATCGGCCTCAGCCCGGGCGGCACCCTCTTCGTGGCCGACCGCCACGGCGCGCAGGTGTTCGCCGTCACGCCCGAGGGGACGCGGCTTCCGTTCGCCAGCTTCACCGACGGCGACGCGCCGCGCGGCCTCGGCTTCGTCCCGATCACCCCCGACACGCGCCGCGGCGGCATCGCCGGCGATCTCCTCGTGATCGCCATCATCCGCGGCGCCTGGCCGCTCAACGAGGTCATCCGCATCTCCGGCCCGTTCGACGAGTTCGTCCGCCGGCATCACGCCAGCACGCCCTGAGCCCAACCGGAGGGGGCCTCGACGGCCCCCTCCGGCACCTCCCCCAGGAACGGGGTTGCGGCGGCAAAGCCGCCGCAACGGAGCGGACCCTTCCGCGGTCGGCGATCGTGTGTGGGCGCGAGAGCACCTCCCGGGTTGCTCACGGATTCTGAGCGGCGCGACCGCCCGGCCCTGGCGGCTCGGCGGGCAGCACGAGGGCCACCCGGCAGCCCCGCTCCGACCCGCCGCTCCCCGTCGTCGCGCCGATCTCGATGCGCCCGCCATGCACCTCGGCGACGCGCCGCGCCAGGGTGAGCCCGAGCCCGAAGCCGTGAGAGGCCGTCCCGCTCCCGCTCGGGGTGCGCGCGCGGTCCAGCCGGTAGAACGGCGCCAGCACGCGCTCGCGCTCGGCCGAGGCGATCCCCTCCCCCTCGTCCTCGACGCTGAGCAGGACCCGGTCGCCCTCCCGCACCGCGCCGAGCGTGATCGGCGGAGCGCCGTACTTGGCGGCGTTCTCCACGAGGTTCCAGACCGCCCGCTTGAGCAGCACACCGTCGGCGACGATGGCGAGCGGCGGCCCCTCGACCACGCGGACGACCATGCCCGCGGTCAACGGGTCGTGGCCGGCCCGCTCGGCCAGCTCGGCGAGGAGCCGGCGGATATCCACGGAGCCGAGGTGCGGCGGGAGTCCCGTCGCCTCCAGTCGGGCGGTGGTCAGGACGTCGTCGATCAGCCGCTCCAGCTCGGCGAGGTCATCCTCCACGACCCGCAGACGGGCCTCGCTCTCCCCGTCACGCGGGAGGAGGGCCAGCGCCACCCGGATGCGCGCCAGGGGGGAGCGCAGCTCGTGCGACACGTTGGCCAGGAGCTCCTTCTGCCCGCCCACCAGGCGCTCGACGCGCTCGGCCATGTCGTTGAAGGCGCGCGTCAGCTCCCGCAGCTCGTCGTGGTGCGGTTTCCGCCCCGGCCACCAGCGACGGAACCCGCGGCCCGCCTCCTCGGGGACCCGGTAGGCGAGCTCGCCGCGGCCGAGGCGCCGCGCCGCCTCGGTGAGGCGCTCCACCGGCCGGGAGATCCGGCGCGCCAGCGGAGCGGCGGCCACCGCGACGATGAGCAGCACGAGGGCCACGGTGAGCCCGGGCCGCCAGAAGGTGGCGGCGTGCAGGGGCCGGGGAGCCGAGACCTCGACGAACCCGACGACCGCGCCGGAGCCCGGCGCCCGGACCGCGGTCGCCACGAACCAGGGCGCGGGACGCGTCAGGAGGCTCCCGCCGCGGAGGTCCGCCAGCTCGCTCGGGGTCAGCATCCGGAGCTCGGCGCCGGCGGCGACCATCCGCCGCCCGTCGGCATCCCGGACCGTCACGTCGACGTCGAGATCGTCGTGGAGCTGGCGAACCCGCCGGTTCAGCTCGTCCGGATGGGCGAAGCTCTCGGCGACGAGCGCGGCGACGTGGCGGGCTCCCCGCTCCGCGACCTGACGCTGGAACACGCTGCGCTGGCCGACGGCGAAGGCGATGGTCGCCGCGAGCCCGACGATCAGGAGCACGCCGAGGAAATGCCGGTAGATGCGCCAGTACAGGCGCGGCACGGTCAACCCTCGCCGCGGGACAGCCGGTAACCCACGCCCCGCACCGTCTTGATGTGGCGCGGCGCCCTGGGGTTCACCTCGAGCTTGGCCCGGAGCTTCGAGATGTGCACGTCGATCGAGCGATCGAAGGCCTCGTAGGCCTCCCCCTTGAGGGCGTCGAGGAGCTGTTCCCGCGAGAGCACGCGGCCGGCCGCCCGGGCCAGGGCGGCCAGGAGCTCGAACTCGTAGTGCGTGAGCACGGGACGCCGCCCGCCGACGGTGACCTCGCGGGCGTCGAAGTCGATCGCGAGCTCGCCGGAGCGGAAGCGCCGGGGGCCGGCCGGGACACCCGGGCCCGCCGGCGCGCCGGGCCCGGCGGCACGCCGCAGCACCGCGCGGATGCGGGCGAGCAGCTCGCGGGGATTGAAGGGCTTGGCGAGGTAGTCGTCGGCCCCCAGCTCGAGCCCCACGATCCGGTCGACGTCGTCGCCCTTGGCGGTGAGCATGACCACCGGGATCGCCTGCAGCTCGGGGGCCGCCCGGATGCGGCGGCACACCTCCAGGCCGTCCGCCCCGGGCAGCATCACGTCGAGCAGCACCACGTCGAAGTGCCGCTTCCGGAGGGCCGCGAGGCCGCGCTCCCCATCACCGGCGACGGCGACGTCGATCTCGTTCTTGCCGAGATACTCCGCCACCAGGGCGCCCAGGCGCGCGTCGTCGTCGATGAGCAGCGCGGCCACGCGGTTCGACATGCGTCCGGGCCGTCAGTGCAGGTGGCTCAGCCGATGCGCCCGCACATAGTCGGCCAGGGCCTTGCGCTGGGCCGGGGTGAGGACGTCGTGCACCTCGACCAGCGCCTGGTGGATCGTGTCCCGGACGCGCTCCCGCTCGGCGTCAGCCTGCTGGTGGAGCGCCTCGACCCGGGCCGGATCGACCGCATCGGCCTCGAACAGCCGGAGCGCCTCTTCCAGGTGCGCCCGCCGGGTCGCCCGCTGGGCTTCCAGCGTCGCGAAGACGCGGTCGCGCGCTCCATGGATCGCGGTGCGCTGATCCGGCGTCACCCGGGCCTCGTCCAGCGCCTCGTCGATCGCCGAGACGATCATCCGCTTCATGATCCCGTGCCGGCCCCCGGCGTGAGCGCCGAAGGCCACGGCGCCCACTCCGGCCACCAGACCCGCCGTCACCCCGGCCACCATCCCGATCACCGTCCGTCGCGTCATGGCTCGACTCCTCCTCGTTTGGGGTTGCGCGGGCTCTCGGCCCGCTCGCCTCCGAGGATGGAGCCCCGCCGTTAAGCGCGTTTGTGCGCTGCGTAAAGTTTCGTGAAGCCGCCGTGGCGAGCCGCCCGCCAGCCCGAGCGCCTCGGCAAGGCTGACGTATCCGCCCCAGCCGCGATGGCGGCCCGGGACTTGACGCCCTGCCGACTCCGGTGATCTAGTGCGGCCCAAGACGACCCGCCGTGACCCCCGGGGGCGCGCGTCGCCGGAGGAGGACTGCCATGCGTCGAGGATTCGTGACCGCCGCCGCCATCATCCTCATCGCGGGCCCCGCCGTAGGCGCCGCCCAGGAGGCGCGACCCGGACCGGTGCCGATGACGCCCGGCGGAGCGCCGACAGGCGGGATGGGCGGGGGCCGAGGCGGCGGCATGATGGGCGGCGGCATGATGGGAATGCACAGCGGCATGCCCGGGATGCGAGGTCGAGACCACCTCGAGCACCTCATGGTCCACGACCCGAAGGCGGCGGCCCGCATCATGCGGTTCCGCGCCGACATGCTCCGCGCCATCAGCGAGGTGCTCCAGCGCCACGCCACCGAGCTGGAAAAGGCCCAGTGAGACACGCGCCAGAAGGTGGCGGATGCGGCTACCCGAGGTAGTCGCGGAGGTCGAGCCGGCTCCATAGATCCCGGGGGGGCTCGGCCACCTCCGGGAACCCGGGGTCCAGGGACTTGGTGGCGTCGATCCCCAGCCGCGTGCTGAGGAGGCGGCTGCCGCCCGGGGCCGAGTGCCAGGGCGGGTAGCCGGTGGGATCGACCCGCGAGATGTACGATCCCGGCACGACGAAGAACGAGCGGTCGGCCTGAGTCCGGGTCATCATGGCCCAGATGACCTTGCGGTCGTCGTAGATGTCCACGTCCTCGTCCACCACGATCGCGCACTTGAAGCGATAGGCCCCGAGCGCCGCCAGCGCCGCGTTGACTCCCAGCCCTTCCATGTCCTTCCGGACCTGGACGTACACCAGGTTGCCGGCCCCGGAGACGGGCACGTTGATGGCCGTGATCTGCGGGATCAGCTGCTGGAGCTGGGAGAGCACCACGCCCTCCATCCCGAGCGTGCATGGTGCCTCCCGGGGACGAGCGTGCTCGGAATCGATCGGGTGCGTCCCACCATAGAAGCGGGCCCCGGCGCTGTCAAGGGATCGCCGGGGGACGAGCTCGGCCGGCGAGCTCGGCCGCTTGACGCGAGCCGACCCCGGCCCTAGGCTCTACTCTCGACAAGGAGGCACGCGTGAGGCGCCTGATCGTCTCGATACTCCCCGGGCTGGTCGCCGCCGGCCTGCTCGCGAGCTCCCCGGCCGACTCGCAGGTCCGGCTGGCCCAGGAGCCGTCTCAGGGCCGGCCGACCCCGCAGCCCGCGTCGGCGGCGAAGATCCACTGGCGGACCGCGCTGTACGGAGCCTTCGAGGAGGCCCTGCAGGTCAAGAAGCCCTTGGTCGTGTACTTCTACCAGCGGGCGTGTCAGTGGTGCGACCGGATCGAGGCCGGTCCGTTCGCCAGCCCGGAAGTCAACGCGCTCGGCGACAAGGCCGTCTTCGCGCGGATCGACTACGAGCAGGACGACCAGCACAAGAACGTCTCGAAGATGGTGCAGTCGCTCCGGATCGATCGCTTTCCCACCGTCGTGCTGCTGGACGTCTGGCCGGACGCGATCATGGAGCGAGGACGCGTGGTCGGGTACTTCGACATCCTGACCTACTACTTCCGTCTGAGCCAGCTCTTCCTGGAGCCGCCCGCCACCAAGCCCACGCCCAAGCCCTGAGCGGCGGCGCCCTCACGGCGGAGGGTGCCCGAGGGCGGCCAGGAGCTTGTCCAGGAAGCCCCCGAACGCGCCGTTGCTCATGACCAGGACGACGTCGCCCGGCCGGAGTCCGCGCGCGACGCGCAGGACCAGCGCGTCGACCTCCGGCTCGGCCTCCGCCTCGATCCCCTGGCGGCCGAGCGCCGCCGTCAGGCGGGCCACGTCCAGCCGCTGGTCGGCCGGGACCATGTCGTGGGGCTCGGGGATCTTGAGGCTCACCCGCCCGGCGCCGGCGAAGGCCAAGGCGTACTCGTCCTGATGGATGTTGCGGCGGCTGGTGTTGGAGCGGGGCTCGAACACCGCCCACACGCGCCGGCCGGGGTAGCGGGCGCGGATGGCGGCGAGGGTCTCCCGGACCGCGGTCGGGTGGTGGGCGAAGTCGTCGATCACGGTGACCCCGCCCACCTCCGCCCGCAGCTCCTGCCGCCGGCGGACGCCGGCGAACGTCGCGAGGCCGTGCCGGACCTCCTCGAGCGCGAGGCCGAGGCCCAGGGCGGCCGCCACCACGCCGAGGGCGTTCTCCACGTTGTGGGCGCCGCCGAGCGGCAGGCGCATCGGGCCGATGACCCGGCCGCGCTCGAGGACGTCGAAGCGCGCGCCCTCCGGATCGAGCGCCAGGTCACGCACCGTGTAGTCCGCGGCCGCATCATGGGCGGCGGCATAGGTCACGACCCGCGCCGGGCCGCGGCGCGCGATCCGCAGGGCATTCGGGTAGGCGGCGCTGACCGCCAGCAGGCCGTCCGGCGGCAGCAGCCCCACGAAGCGCTCGAAGGCCGACTCGTAGTGGGGCAGGTCGCGGAAGATGTCGGCGTGGTCCAGCTCGATGCTGGTGAGGATCGCCGTCCGCGGTCGGTAGTGGAGGAACTTCGGCCCCTTGTCGAAGTACGCCGTGTCGTACTCGTCACCCTCGACCACGAAGTGGGGGCCGGCGCCGAGCCGGTAGTTCGCCGCGTAGTTCCGGAGGACCCCGCCGACCAGGAAGGAGGGGTCACGGCCCGCCTCCACCAGCACGTGTCCCATCAGCGCCGCGGTCGTCGTCTTCCCGTGGGTGCCGACGACCACCACCGCGTGCCGCGCGTCCAGGAAGAAGCTACCCAGCGCCGCCGGGAAGCTCATCTGCGGCAGGCGGCGGGCCCGCACCTCGCCGGCCTCGGGGTTCACGCGGCGGATGACGTTGCCGATGATGACCAGGTCCGGCTTGGCGGCGTCGAGGTTGGCCGGGCTGTACGGCGTCAGCACGCGGATGCCCCAGGCCGCCAGCATCTCGCTCATCGGCGGGAAGACGTTCTGGTCGCTCCCGGTCACCTCGTAGCCCGCGGTCTTGAGCATCCCCGCGAACGAGCCCATCCCGGTCCCGGCCACGCCCACGAAGTGGATGCGCCGGACGCTCCGGCGGTCCACGGCCGGGAGGACCACCCCGTCGTCGGCGAGCCGCGCGCCCGGCGCCGGATCAGGCGCCATGCCCGAGACCCTCGACCACCGCGTCGTGAAAGCGCGGGCGAAAGGCGCGGATGCGGGTCTCGGCGCGCCCGCGGGCGGTCCGGTTGGTGCAGAGGGCGACGACCAGCCCGCGGGCCCGGTCGATCCACACGCTCGTGCCGGTGAAGCCGAGGTGGCCGACGGCGCCGGGCGGGCGGGCACCCAGGAGGCGGCCGGCGGATGACCCGGCGGGGGCGTCACCGGGCAGCCGGGTGTCGAAGCCGAGGGCGCGGCTGCTCCCGGGCGTCTCGCCGTCCCGCCGGAGCGCGCGCTCCCAGAGTCCACCCGGCGCGACCCGTCCGGCGCCGGCGAGCTCGTCCAGCACCGCCCGGCCGAACGCCGCGACGTCCCCGACGGTCCCGAAGAGCCCGGCGTGCCCGGCCACGCCGTCCATCGCCCAGGCGTTGTCGTCGTCCACCTCGCCGGGGGCCGACGGATACGGCCCGATCGGCGCCCACAGCCCTTCCTGGCCGGGGGCCGCCTCGCGAGGACGCGTCGCCCCGGTGGACGCGATCGTGGCCGGCTCCGGGCCGGCCGGGGGCGCCGAGAGCCGCCGGAAGCGCGCGGCGAGCCCGAGGGGCGCCGCCACGCGCTCGGCGAAGAGCGCGTCGAGCGGGACGCCCGCCGCCACCGAGAGCAGCTCCCCGAGGACGAGGAAGCCCACGTCGCTGTACACCGCGCGCGCCCGGGGCGGCTCGGCCGGCGGCGTCGCCAGCGCCTGGTCGACGACCGCCCGGCGGGCCGCCGCCCGCCGCGCAGGGTCGCAGTCGCGGGCGAAGAGCCGCGGCTCCTCCCGCATCACCGGCGCGAAGAAGGGTCTGAAGGCCGGGAGGCCGGCGCGGTGGTAGAGCAGGTCGCCGAACGTGACGCCGGCCCGCCCCGCGGCCGAGTCCGGACCATAGCGCGCGACCGGCGTGTCGGGCTCGAGCTTGCCCTCGCCCCACAGCGAGAGGAAGGCGGCGGTGGTGCACATCACCTTGGTGAGCGAGGCGAGATCGAAGAGCGTTCGCGCGGTGGCATCCCCGGCCGCGCCCTCGAACAGACACTCGCCGCCGCGCAGGACCAGGGCCGCCGCGCCGGGGAAGATCCCCGAGGCGACGCCCTCGTCGA
It includes:
- a CDS encoding serine hydrolase domain-containing protein, with protein sequence MSARLQTLLDEGVASGIFPGAAALVLRGGECLFEGAAGDATARTLFDLASLTKVMCTTAAFLSLWGEGKLEPDTPVARYGPDSAAGRAGVTFGDLLYHRAGLPAFRPFFAPVMREEPRLFARDCDPARRAAARRAVVDQALATPPAEPPRARAVYSDVGFLVLGELLSVAAGVPLDALFAERVAAPLGLAARFRRLSAPPAGPEPATIASTGATRPREAAPGQEGLWAPIGPYPSAPGEVDDDNAWAMDGVAGHAGLFGTVGDVAAFGRAVLDELAGAGRVAPGGLWERALRRDGETPGSSRALGFDTRLPGDAPAGSSAGRLLGARPPGAVGHLGFTGTSVWIDRARGLVVALCTNRTARGRAETRIRAFRPRFHDAVVEGLGHGA
- a CDS encoding Mur ligase family protein, producing the protein MAPDPAPGARLADDGVVLPAVDRRSVRRIHFVGVAGTGMGSFAGMLKTAGYEVTGSDQNVFPPMSEMLAAWGIRVLTPYSPANLDAAKPDLVIIGNVIRRVNPEAGEVRARRLPQMSFPAALGSFFLDARHAVVVVGTHGKTTTAALMGHVLVEAGRDPSFLVGGVLRNYAANYRLGAGPHFVVEGDEYDTAYFDKGPKFLHYRPRTAILTSIELDHADIFRDLPHYESAFERFVGLLPPDGLLAVSAAYPNALRIARRGPARVVTYAAAHDAAADYTVRDLALDPEGARFDVLERGRVIGPMRLPLGGAHNVENALGVVAAALGLGLALEEVRHGLATFAGVRRRQELRAEVGGVTVIDDFAHHPTAVRETLAAIRARYPGRRVWAVFEPRSNTSRRNIHQDEYALAFAGAGRVSLKIPEPHDMVPADQRLDVARLTAALGRQGIEAEAEPEVDALVLRVARGLRPGDVVLVMSNGAFGGFLDKLLAALGHPPP
- a CDS encoding response regulator transcription factor yields the protein MSNRVAALLIDDDARLGALVAEYLGKNEIDVAVAGDGERGLAALRKRHFDVVLLDVMLPGADGLEVCRRIRAAPELQAIPVVMLTAKGDDVDRIVGLELGADDYLAKPFNPRELLARIRAVLRRAAGPGAPAGPGVPAGPRRFRSGELAIDFDAREVTVGGRRPVLTHYEFELLAALARAAGRVLSREQLLDALKGEAYEAFDRSIDVHISKLRAKLEVNPRAPRHIKTVRGVGYRLSRGEG
- a CDS encoding ATP-binding protein codes for the protein MPRLYWRIYRHFLGVLLIVGLAATIAFAVGQRSVFQRQVAERGARHVAALVAESFAHPDELNRRVRQLHDDLDVDVTVRDADGRRMVAAGAELRMLTPSELADLRGGSLLTRPAPWFVATAVRAPGSGAVVGFVEVSAPRPLHAATFWRPGLTVALVLLIVAVAAAPLARRISRPVERLTEAARRLGRGELAYRVPEEAGRGFRRWWPGRKPHHDELRELTRAFNDMAERVERLVGGQKELLANVSHELRSPLARIRVALALLPRDGESEARLRVVEDDLAELERLIDDVLTTARLEATGLPPHLGSVDIRRLLAELAERAGHDPLTAGMVVRVVEGPPLAIVADGVLLKRAVWNLVENAAKYGAPPITLGAVREGDRVLLSVEDEGEGIASAERERVLAPFYRLDRARTPSGSGTASHGFGLGLTLARRVAEVHGGRIEIGATTGSGGSERGCRVALVLPAEPPGPGGRAAQNP
- a CDS encoding thioredoxin family protein translates to MRRLIVSILPGLVAAGLLASSPADSQVRLAQEPSQGRPTPQPASAAKIHWRTALYGAFEEALQVKKPLVVYFYQRACQWCDRIEAGPFASPEVNALGDKAVFARIDYEQDDQHKNVSKMVQSLRIDRFPTVVLLDVWPDAIMERGRVVGYFDILTYYFRLSQLFLEPPATKPTPKP
- a CDS encoding periplasmic heavy metal sensor, translating into MTRRTVIGMVAGVTAGLVAGVGAVAFGAHAGGRHGIMKRMIVSAIDEALDEARVTPDQRTAIHGARDRVFATLEAQRATRRAHLEEALRLFEADAVDPARVEALHQQADAERERVRDTIHQALVEVHDVLTPAQRKALADYVRAHRLSHLH